The sequence actttgcagtagtctaagcaggaGGCCACCGCAGCAAGGACCTAGAGGCCAAGCTATCCCAGTCCAGGAAAGGCCAGTGACAGGTTGGAATTTAGTACTCCCAGATGACAAACCTGCTCTTTCAGGGGAAATATACAGGTCGTACAGCCATCTTCCAGACACCCACTAAAACTATAAACCCCCAGCCAGCCTTTTCCTCCTTCCAGACACTGGTCTAACATTTTCACagtctctcctgattcagatggtaTGAAGAGACAGAGCTATGTGTCTTCAGCATACTGATGGATTGTGGTCCAAATTCCTGGATAACAGCTCCCAACAGACTCACATAGATGTTAAAtggcatagtaataataataataatagtaatttattatttgtgccccgcccatctggctgggtttcctagcATAGGAGATAGGAGGGACTCTTGCAAGACCGCACAGCTCAAAAGCTTCAGGGCCGagcaaccatctcctcctcctccttctctttcctggGGACAACCCTGCAAggaggagtggaaccactgtactaCACTGCCTCCAAGTCCTATTCCTtcaaggaggcggtctacagcagaaatcctgtctgccaggatatctAATAATGGTCGATGATTGCAGTaactgggcagtctggccattcttttatGATTGTTAATACTTcagttcctgagtccaggtcacaggctcaccttgttgttgttgttgttgttgagtcgtgtccgactcttcgtgaccccatggtccaccctattcatacacaaacacacccttaagacaggatttgcaagcaaaaggaccatgggaaggctttccccattcgCCTCTCttcctgcagaggaatatttgaggtcactgggagagtcaaaatagcttcaggattgctctcccgtggtatttcagacacatggttcatatatttagatatgtatgcctttatgaatatttattctgtatttgagaccttaagtcattttggactcacagctgtccatggaggcgcaggttaactctgtgtccagggcagctgtctaccagctccacctggtacgcaggctgagaccctacctgcccgcggactgtctcgccagagtggtgcatgctctagttatctcacgcttggactactgcaacgcgctctacgtggggctacctttgaaggtgacccggaaactgcaattaatccagaacgcggcagctaaactggtgactgggagtggccgccgggaccacataacactggtcctgagagatctgcattggctcccagcacgtttccgagcacaattcaaagtgttggtgctgaccttgaaagccctaaacggcctcggtcctgtatacctgaaggagcgtctccacccccatcgttctgcccagacactgaggtccagctccgagggccttctggcggttccctcattgcgagaagtgaggctacagggaaccagacagaggaccttctcggtagtggcgcccgccctgtggaacgccctcccaccagttgtcaaagagataaataattacctgacattcagaagacatcttaaggcagccctgttcagggaagttttaaatatgtaacactgtactgtttttaacactgattgggagccgcccagagtggctggggaaactcagccagatgggcggggtataaataataaattattattattattattattaacattcttATAACACCCCAGAAAAAAAGGTGCTTGAATGCGCTTTGCTCAGAAGAGCTACCTTGGATCTCTTCAAGCTCCTCAGAGGCCAGAGGCttgttgaggctgctcagctGAGATGCAGAGAGGCTTCTGCACCTCAGCTGAGCAGCTTAATGGTGTGGGgacttgctcagctgaggcacaGCTTTCCCGTGTGTTGGCTGTTAGCCAGGAGGCTGAAGAGCCTCAGCAAAGCCTGGCTGCACCGCCTGCTCACGAGGAGACCTTTTCCAGAACCCGTGGAGGATGTCCCTTCAGGTTCTGCGGAGGGTCTTCTTGTGAGATGGAGGTGCAAGCAGGGCTTTTGCTGAGGCTGGTCAAGTCTCTCCCCACACCTCCAgggcccacctgagaagtgccaggaTGCCATTGTGGTGCATTCTGGATGGAAGAAGCCAGGCTAAACCATAGGTTACATGAGCCCTAGCAGGCCTCTTGCTTTTCCTTTCCATCTCCATCACCCGCCCCCTAAGAAACTGGCTTCTTTCAGTCATGCTAAAGAACTTTAAAAATGGCCCTTCTGTTGAATGATGGATTGCCCCATGTAGGGCATTCAGACTGCGCAATGTTTGCTCCTTATTTGGGTTATCTGTCTTTTGCTCCAACCCTTGTAATGTTCAAGTGCTCCCAACACATGCATAGTTTTTGTGCTATGTAACTGCGCCGACATTCTGCAAGTCATGGCTGCAGCTATTTTTAGAGATTATGTGCATCCAAAATACTCCCAAGAATCAGAGCAACAGAAGTCGGGCTGTGACAGACAAACCGACGAATGCTTTTGCTGTTGTACACCGGGAAGGCTGTTGCTCCAGATTTGCACTAAAAGTTCTGCAGAAGGAAGATCTTGCCTCCTGAACAATAGCTGTACAATGCTGAAGAACTGTCAGCTGAGATCAACTCAGTGGTACATCTTTTCCATCACTGTAGTTTACAAGTAACAGATGCTAGCAGAGAGGGTGCGAGAAAGCTCAGCATGGACAATGGAATATCGAGCAATTTTCTTCACACTTGTTACTTTCTGGGTTGTTGATGACCAGTGGCACTGAAGTAATGGTGCatattgttataagaaaaatTCCTATAACTCCCTTAGGGGGTATCTAGAGCCCGTAAAGAGTCCCTCAGGAGATCTCTATCAGTTGGAGAGAaagcagaggccaaccagagtatattgaaagcaaagcggctagtaagcctgatctttattaaaggaaataaactgttgcaacagggtccccactcaccacacgcaggagggaggagaaccctgaacgatggtgcgcaagcccctagtcagtgatggccaaacttggccctccagctgttttggactacaattcccatcatgcctaactactggtcctgttagctagggatgatgggagctgtagtaaaaaaaaaaacccttacatGCGATAAATGTCCTCCAGACCATTTGACAAAACGATACAGGAGAACAAGCAACCTGTGACAGTTTGGGTTGGTCATTTGCAGTTGTGTAATGAAATGGGCATCTGCATCTACAATGAATTACACTGGAGTGACGACATTTCCCCCAATGATGGGACATGCCTACACCATATAGGTTCCGTATTCTGCTTTGGAATGGAATGGCTGAACTGCAAGGCTGTACAGTACTTAGATCACAACTATTTGATACTTTTGTGAAGCCTTTTCGTTTTTCTTGCAGGGATACCAAAGGCAGCCAACTGCAGCTATGGTAAGAGAAGAGATTGTTTTGTCGTGCAATGCATTCAACGAACTGGTCTCTCTACTTCAATTCCATCCTTACAGCACACCATTAATTGTTCTAGGCCAAGGGTGCTAacgttttggggttttttgcccaAGAGACACATTCCTCCATGGTTCCTGTAGTCcatttttggaagaagaaaaggctaagaagtgaACCCTacgcaaatccagagtggagcacctaagacagttgggtggtGTCTTGTATGCCGCCTTCCAGCAAACCcgtcagccaagctggtgccaaatgtattactTGCTGATGTGGTTTGGAAGCTGGTCTTGTTGTcagggtagcccaggacctccatccacactgcccaagcttgcaccccagagaggtcgcTCCGCTGCTCCTGACGCAGTagaaacaacacaggaggcagcaattatAGGTTACTGGTCTCTTcaaccacagcaggcactgcgaTTCTATTTTAGTTTTAactatttgtttttttatgtgaacctccctgagatcttttgatgaagggtggtatataaatcttaataataatacagtcgtaccttggtttttgaacagctgagTTCTCAATGTTTTGGCTGCCGAATgccgcaaactcggaagtgagtgttccagtttgcgaatgttctttgggacCTGaccatccgacgcggcttctgcagcttccgattggctgccgaagcttcctgcagccaatcagaagccacgccttggttttcgaacctttTTGGAAGTTgagcagacttctggaacagattccgttcgagaaccaaggtacgaccgtaATAATAAATGCAGAGCTCTTTAAGCCACAAACATGGACCATGTTCCAGCTTTCGTCAATGCTTTGGTgagcttcttcttcatcatcttcttctttttaaagctttAATATATTaggactgggacgcgggtggcgctgtgggttaaagcctcagcgcctaggacttgccgatcaaaaggtcggtggttcgaatccccgcggtggggtgcgctcccgttgctcggtcccagtgcctgccaacctagcagttcgaaagcactcccgggtgcaagtagataaatagggaccgctccggcgggaaagtaaacggcgttccgtgtgctgcgctggctcgccagatgcagctttgtcacgctggcctcgtgacccggaagtgtctccagacagcgctggcccccggcctcttaagtgagatgggcgcacaaccctagagtctgtcaagactggcccgtacagtcaggggtacctttacctttacctatattaggACTaggttgcctaaaggtaaaggtaaagggacccctgactggtccagtcgtggccgactggggttgcagtgctcatctcgctttattggccgagggagccggcgtacagcttccgggtcatgtggccagcaggactaagccgcttctgatgaaccagagcagcgcacggaaacaccgtttaccttcccatcggagtggtacctatttatctacttgcacatgacgtgctttcgaactgctaggttggcaggagcagggactgagcaacaggagctcaccccatagcggggatttgaattgccgaccttctgatcggcaagtcctaggctctgtggtttaacccacagcgccacccgcaccccttgGTGAGctacttctctttctcttctctttctgtctcctctTGTGTCCATAGGGCAGGAAGCACCGAGCTTCCTCTGGACTCCACAAGCACTGTGAGAAGTGTTTCAACCGGCACTGCCAGGCTCCAGTCGAGCCCACAGTCTCTTGCGTGGTGATCAGCTGCCGGTCTCACTGCGGCGCTGCTTTCCATATGTGTAAAGAGGACGAGCACCAACTCCTGTGTCCGCTAGAGCAAGTCTCGTGCCTCAACTCTGTTTATGGCTGCCCTTTCACCATGGCCCGTTTCAAAGTGGCCAAACACCTCAGAGTCTGCCCCGCCAGTATCGTCTCCTGTTCGATGGATTGGAATCGTTGGCCAAACGTGGATTCTGAGACCGTTCTGCACCAGAACATTATGAAAGAGGAGCCCGGCGAAGCTTGCTTAGATGCGGCCCTCGCCTTGAGAGATCAGAAAGCTCTTTTTAAGACACTCAGAATGGCTGAGTTTTTCCCAGAATGCACGGAGGCCTGTCCCATAGATGAAGAAGGAACGGATGGTGCTGAGTCCTACCTAGGAGAAGGAGCTGGTCGGTCTGAAGCAACTATGGCTGAAGCAGCTGGGCTTAGCCAGGAAGAGCGTGAGAACCTTGCAAAGGACAAAGAAGGGGTCGATTTAGTCGGTTACAAAACCTGGGAAAACATATTCAGTAAAGAATTCAAAGCGTGCACAGTAACAGGCCAACTGGCCGAAAACAAGGAAAGTGGAAGGGAGAGTAGGACTCTGAAAACAGGACCAACGTCTAGTggcaatgagaaaggaaagccGCAAGAAGAAGGTGGCAGTGTGGGAGACAGTGGGAAAAACCAAGCCCCTCCTGAAGTGAATTTAGCAGCTGAAAAGACAGGTTTGGCTCCTTGGCAAGATGGCGTTTTGGAGAGGTTAAAAAAAGAGGTTCCTATAGGGGATTATAATATGTATCTGGTGCACCATGGAAGGATGCTAATTCATTTTGGTCAGATGGCTGCTTGCACTcccagagagaaagactttgtatATGGAAACCTGGAGGTTCAGGAAGTGAAGACTGTAACCACCTTCAGAGTGCCAGTCAGTTATTGTGGCAAAAGAGCTCGCCTTGGGGACGTCGTGGCGCACAGGAAGCCAACTAAGAGCGTATCTGTGGATACTTCAGAGTTAGGAGTAAGCCTGGAGGCTCTTCCTAAATCCGATGCAATCAAAACTACACTGCTGTGTGCCTTGGAGAAGGAACTGAAAGGGCACGAGATCTCTGAATCAAAGAGCATCGATGCTCTCTTCATAGATTTTGGGACGCAAACGTACAACTTTGGTACGGAGCCTTTCGCTTCCACGGCCGTTCTAGCAGACACACTAGATGCCGAAGACCCGCCGAGTCTCCACATGCAGCTCAGAAGCGAGAGCGTAACCCAAAGGCACAACAAAAGCAACTCTGCTTTCACGTTCTCCTGCAGCCACGTTTTCAGGAGAGACGAGTTTCCTTCGCATTTCAAGAACGTTCACGCCGACATCCAGTCCTGCTTGAATGGGTGGTTCCAGCGCCGTTGCCCACTCGCCTACCTGGGCTGCACTTTTGTTCAATATCCCTGGCGCCCGGCCGGGCAAAGCTCAAGGGTCATCTACAGCCAGCGCCTCAAGACATTTGCCCTTAAGCCAGAG is a genomic window of Podarcis muralis chromosome 17, rPodMur119.hap1.1, whole genome shotgun sequence containing:
- the LOC144325956 gene encoding F-box only protein 40-like isoform X1; this translates as MLRGYQRQPTAAMGRKHRASSGLHKHCEKCFNRHCQAPVEPTVSCVVISCRSHCGAAFHMCKEDEHQLLCPLEQVSCLNSVYGCPFTMARFKVAKHLRVCPASIVSCSMDWNRWPNVDSETVLHQNIMKEEPGEACLDAALALRDQKALFKTLRMAEFFPECTEACPIDEEGTDGAESYLGEGAGRSEATMAEAAGLSQEERENLAKDKEGVDLVGYKTWENIFSKEFKACTVTGQLAENKESGRESRTLKTGPTSSGNEKGKPQEEGGSVGDSGKNQAPPEVNLAAEKTGLAPWQDGVLERLKKEVPIGDYNMYLVHHGRMLIHFGQMAACTPREKDFVYGNLEVQEVKTVTTFRVPVSYCGKRARLGDVVAHRKPTKSVSVDTSELGVSLEALPKSDAIKTTLLCALEKELKGHEISESKSIDALFIDFGTQTYNFGTEPFASTAVLADTLDAEDPPSLHMQLRSESVTQRHNKSNSAFTFSCSHVFRRDEFPSHFKNVHADIQSCLNGWFQRRCPLAYLGCTFVQYPWRPAGQSSRVIYSQRLKTFALKPEVDPVLSEAKKFNLSRNRRGKEMDVLSSLPLEILKYIAEFLDSYSLSQLAQVSVQMRDICATLLQERGMVLLSWEKKRYSHGGTSWRVRKKIWKFSSLFSTVNSWQFSDIPSMAAHLKTCPFYEVESKEDPVLLPRLFSPEEQKQDTLVSTVKHSLKKLQRRPN
- the LOC144325956 gene encoding F-box only protein 40-like isoform X2 codes for the protein MLRGRKHRASSGLHKHCEKCFNRHCQAPVEPTVSCVVISCRSHCGAAFHMCKEDEHQLLCPLEQVSCLNSVYGCPFTMARFKVAKHLRVCPASIVSCSMDWNRWPNVDSETVLHQNIMKEEPGEACLDAALALRDQKALFKTLRMAEFFPECTEACPIDEEGTDGAESYLGEGAGRSEATMAEAAGLSQEERENLAKDKEGVDLVGYKTWENIFSKEFKACTVTGQLAENKESGRESRTLKTGPTSSGNEKGKPQEEGGSVGDSGKNQAPPEVNLAAEKTGLAPWQDGVLERLKKEVPIGDYNMYLVHHGRMLIHFGQMAACTPREKDFVYGNLEVQEVKTVTTFRVPVSYCGKRARLGDVVAHRKPTKSVSVDTSELGVSLEALPKSDAIKTTLLCALEKELKGHEISESKSIDALFIDFGTQTYNFGTEPFASTAVLADTLDAEDPPSLHMQLRSESVTQRHNKSNSAFTFSCSHVFRRDEFPSHFKNVHADIQSCLNGWFQRRCPLAYLGCTFVQYPWRPAGQSSRVIYSQRLKTFALKPEVDPVLSEAKKFNLSRNRRGKEMDVLSSLPLEILKYIAEFLDSYSLSQLAQVSVQMRDICATLLQERGMVLLSWEKKRYSHGGTSWRVRKKIWKFSSLFSTVNSWQFSDIPSMAAHLKTCPFYEVESKEDPVLLPRLFSPEEQKQDTLVSTVKHSLKKLQRRPN